In the genome of Magnolia sinica isolate HGM2019 chromosome 2, MsV1, whole genome shotgun sequence, one region contains:
- the LOC131236331 gene encoding uncharacterized protein LOC131236331 isoform X2 yields MANPGSSVGNKFVSVNLNKSYGQPRSSSSNTGRIRPVNHVSVGGGGMVVLSRTRSTISGGPKGSPKLSVPPPLNLPSLRKEHERLDLSTSGGLAGGGNAGSGAGLSSSTMGWTKPGISATLQEKDVGQDQPMFGRPGSGGQTVNSPVDGEARVSSSIYMPPSARSGMGVQQPVAATARDVLPVEKAVVLRGEDFPSLHATLSSATMQAQKQKDGVNQKQKQRPGEDALNEKMESSNLRSPLHMRPQLGSTRLTANSNSGESRGSGGLPGGMGEPSRKQDGYLPGPLPLVRLSHTSDWADDERDTGHGIPDRNRDHGFLRAESGHERDFDIPRSALPRSLVQNLSEGQGPRDAEASKISSREVLKGESFGRDVRTPSREGRDGSSWRVSSLPKDGFGAREIGIDRNGVTARPFSLSKDAGKDNKFGDNARDGFSSMANGNQDARYMRRDLGYGPSGQNGNHSAESFNGRGTEQNTRGRYGDASNRYRGDVFQNSLKPKSSFSLGSKGLPMNDPILNFGREKHLFSGAGKPYVEDTFLKDFDGRDPFSGGFVGDVKVFKRKKDVLKQADFHDPVRESFEAELERVQKMQEQERRQIAEEQARAMELARKEEEERQRLAREEEERRRRLEEEAREAAWRAEQERLEAVKRAEEQKMAREEEKRRIHLEEERRKEAARKKLLELEARIAKRQSEATNTKDDKFTTFMGDERMPGLVKEREVPRLADVGDWEDGERMVERITSSASSDSSSMNRHFETGSRPHSSRDGNPAFSDRGKHSNSWKRDVFENGNNSSFLLQDQDNGYHSPRRDAVGVGRVFPRKDFYGGPGVMSSRTSTKVGMPEPHMPDDFPHLRGRRWNLAVDGDHYGRNSDIDSEFPDNSMDKFTDIGWGQGRSRSSSHAPYAERLFQNSEVDGFSSFGRMRHSMRQPRVLPPPSLPSMHRGSFRADTEHPGSSGFMANELRYQQAGYGSAYHENLGQPGMRASAQEDASPQEQKEEKNVSGCDSQSSLSVSSPPNSPTHLSHDDLDDCGDSPHVAAVDDGEQIALSDNEHVISASEAGNTNIVIAPRVASPVEDEEWAAGDNEELQEQEEYDEVEDGYREEDEVHDDENLDLTQEFEDLHSEEQDTSGKVSQLVLGFDEGVEVGMPSGDELERTPRKSENAVGRQPLSAVTSHELESFDGHGLPSENNFPELSLESASKMIQETEKSLQDLVIQPVNASASSAACTNYLPDTVEATNNSGLLGQQPVTSSVNMSLPSQQIQPILSTVSSVSSQSEVSPVKLQFGLFSGPSLIPSPVPAIQIGSIQMPLHLHPQVGPSLSQIHPSQSPVFQFGQLRYTSPISQGILPLAPQTVPFVQPTVSTHYSMNQNPAGSLQNQATQDSSIQSPGLKDNMPSVLMDNQPGFAPNLMNSSQENLGKEVNGLLVTGNANNDVLPSQNRESSLCSENKPRSESISQVENQGHRDKTVKRNYRSFANNGDTQGLMHTEATSSHPFSKERNFAGSKAPGPIPGSRGRRLVYTVRNNGSRLSFPASEASRVDSSGFQRKARRNIRRTEFRVRENVDGRQLEGVASSNHPGQDEKSNISGRVSGSSRSGGKKDAGLNKSTKPAVDSECFLTSGSSSSRVADSENKTDKALGNTAANTSRSGDGILKTNGNSEEDVDAPLQSGVVRVFKQPGIEAASDEDDFIEVRSKRQMLNDRREQREKEIKAKSRVIKAPRKPRSISQSIVVSSNSNRVATSLSGEMTNSARPECVVTDGKGPNNAEVSSGFSTSIASPPLPPIGTPAVTADAQPDTRSLSMKSHPTNSVPANLVPGLSFESKNVDNVPTLGPWANARINQQVMVLAQTKLDEAMKPGRFDTHVASIGDHTVVAMEPGKQSTSVLTQDISFTSSASPLNSLLAGEKIQFGAVTSPTILPPSSRAVSSGIGPPGLCRSDISSSTDHNLSGPEGDCTLFFDKGKHPDGSCIHLEDPEAEAEAAASAVAVAAISSDELVGTGLGACSVSVSETKSFGGPDVVGLPSGGVADNQQLSCQSRGEESLTVALPADLSVETPSLSLWPTLPSPQNSSGPMLSHFPGAPPSHFPCYEMNPMLGGPIFAFGPHDESASTQSQSQKTSTSGTGPLGAWQQCHSGVDSFYGHPAGFTAPFISPPGGMPGVQGPPHMVVYNHFAPVGQYGQLGLSFMGTTYIPSGKQPDWKHTPVSSAVGISEGDINNLNMVSGQRNPSGMPAPIQHLAPGSPLLPMASPLAMFDMPFQSSAEIPVQARWSHVPASPLHSIPPSMPLQKQAEGGLPSQFNHGLPVESSTGKRFHEPRSSAPADNCRNFHVAADSSQLPDELGLVDPSSTGAPHAPTSRPASYSATNGNNKVQSLTKSSSRSTVGSANESSLGGGGSSSSSSQSMSSSFKNQPTQQYLHPIGYTDQRGGLSHKIGSGGEWHHRRMGFQGRNQTSGTDKNFAVSKMKQIYVAKPATSGTPTTNV; encoded by the exons ATGGCCAATCCTGGCAGCAGTGTTGGGAACAAATTCGTCTCTGTCAATCTAAATAAATCGTATGGGCAGCCTCGATCCTCTTCTTCGAATACTGGCCGAATCCGGCCTGTTAACCATGTCAGTGTCGGTGGTGGTGGTATGGTGGTCCTGTCACGGACGCGGAGTACCATTTCAGGTGGCCCCAAGGGCAGCCCAAAGCTTTCCGTACCGCCCCCCTTGAATTTGCCATCGTTGCGGAAAGAGCATGAACGGCTTGATCTATCTACATCGGGTGGTTTGGCTGGTGGTGGGAATGCTGGATCTGGAGCAGGCCTTTCTTCATCTACCATGGGCTGGACAAAACCGGGCATTTCTGCCACATTGCAGGAGAAAGACGTGGGTCAGGACCAGCCAATGTTTGGGCGCCCGGGCAGTGGGGGTCAGACGGTCAATAGCCCTGTTGATGGCGAAGCGAGAGTTAGCAGCAGCATTTATATGCCACCTTCTGCACGGTCAGGCATGGGCGTGCAGCAGCCGGTTGCTGCCACAGCACGCGATGTTCTTCCCGTGGAGAAAGCTGTTGTTCTGAGAGGGGAAGATTTCCCTTCGTTGCATGCTACCCTGTCTTCTGCGACCATGCAGGCCCAGAAGCAAAAGGATGGTGTGAACCAGAAGCAGAAGCAGAGGCCAGGCGAGGATGCATTGAATGAGAAAATGGAGAGCTCTAATCTGCGTTCACCTCTTCATATGCGTCCTCAGTTGGGTTCAACGCGTCTTACTGCTAACAGTAATTCAGGTGAGAGCAGGGGCTCGGGTGGCCTGCCGGGTGGCATGGGGGAGCCATCAAGGAAGCAGGATGGGTACTTGCCAGGTCCACTTCCACTTGTAAGGTTATCTCACACGTCTGATTGGGCCGATGACGAGCGTGATACAGGTCATGGGATACCAGATCGGAACAGAGATCATGGATTCTTGAGGGCTGAATCTGGTCATGAAAGAGATTTTGATATTCCCAGGAGTGCGTTGCCACGGTCATTGGTTCAAAATCTTTCTGAAGGGCAGGGTCCACGTGATGCTGAAGCTAGCAAGATTTCGTCGAGGGAAGTCTTGAAAGGGGAATCTTTTGGCAGAGATGTGAGGACCCCAAGCAGGGAAGGCCGAGATGGGAGCTCGTGGAGagtttcatcgcttcccaaagaTGGGTTTGGTGCCCGAGAAATCGGAATTGACAGAAATGGTGTCACTGCGAGACCTTTCAGTCTCAGCAAAGATGCAGGTAAAGACAACAAGTTTGGTGACAATGCTCGCGATGGTTTCAGCAGCATGGCGAATGGAAATCAGGATGCTAGGTATATGCGGAGAGATTTGGGTTATGGGCCATCTGGGCAGAACGGGAACCATTCAGCAGAATCATTTAATGGCAGAGGCACAGAACAGAACACACGTGGGCGGTACGGTGACGCCTCCAACAGATACAGAGGTGATGTGTTTCAGAACAGTTTGAAGCCCAAATCCTCATTTTCTTTGGGGAGTAAAGGGCTTCCCATGAATGATCCAATACTTAATTTTGGCAGAGAAAAACACTTATTCTCAGGTGCTGGCAAACCGTATGTGGAAGACACTTTCTTGAAAGATTTTGATGGAAGGGATCCTTTTTCTGGGGGTTTTGTTGGGGATGTAAAAGTATTTAAAAGGAAGAAAGATGTGCTAAAACAGGCTGATTTCCATGATCCAGTTAGGGAATCTTTTGAGGCAGAACTTGAGAGGGTTCAAAAGATGCAAGAGCAGGAGCGGCGGCAGATTGCTGAAGAGCAAGCTAGAGCAATGGAGCTTGCTcggaaagaggaagaggagagaCAGCGGCTGGCCCGGGAAGAGGAGGAACGCCGGAGAAGACTCGAGGAAGAGGCGAGAGAGGCAGCTTGGAGGGCAGAACAGGAGAGGCTGGAAGCAGTGAAAAGAGCTGAGGAGCAGAAGATGGCAAGAGAAGAGGAGAAAAGGAGGATTCACTTGGAGGAAGAGAGGAGGAAAGAGGCTGCTAGGAAAAAGCTTTTGGAGTTGGAGGCAAGGATTGCAAAGAGGCAGTCTGAAGCTACTAATACTAAGGATGATAAGTTTACCACGTTCATGGGGGACGAAAGAATGCCAGGGTTAGTTAAAGAAAGAGAAGTTCCAAGGTTGGCAGATGTTGGAGATTGGGAAGATGGTGAACGAATGGTAGAGCGGATCACTAGTTCTGCATCCTCTGATTCCTCCAGTATGAACAGACACTTTGAGACAGGTTCAAGGCCTCATTCTTCTAGGGATGGAAATCCTGCCTTCTCAGACAGAGgtaagcactcaaattcctggaAAAGGGATGTGTTTGAGAATGGGAACAACTCCTCATTCCTTTTACAAGATCAGGATAATGGTTATCACAGTCCAAGGCGAGATGCTGTTGGTGTGGGGAGAGTTTTTCCAAGGAAAGATTTCTATGGTGGCCCTGGAGTCATGTCTTCCAGGACATCCACAAAAGTTGGGATGCCAGAACCTCATATGCCAGATGATTTCCCTCATCTGAGAGGGCGCAGGTGGAACCTCGCTGTGGATGGGGATCATTATGGTAGGAACTCAGACATTGATTCTGAGTTTCCAGATAATTCAATGGACAAATTTACTGATATTGGATGGGGCCAAGGTCGCTCTCGTAGCAGTTCTCATGCTCCATATGCAGAAAGGTTATTTCAGAACTCCGAGGTTGATGGCTTTTCCTCTTTTGGGAGGATGAGGCATTCCATGAGACAGCCTCGTGTTCTCCCTCCTCCATCACTACCTTCCATGCACAGAGGTTCCTTCAGAGCCGACACTGAACATCCAGGTTCTTCAGGTTTTATGGCTAATGAATTGAGGTACCAGCAGGCCGGTTATGGGAGTGCGTATCATGAGAATCTTGGACAACCTGGAATGAGGGCTTCAGCGCAAGAGGATGCCAGCCCTCAGGagcagaaagaagagaagaatgtGTCTGGGTGTGACTCACAGTCTTCACTTTCTGTTTCAAGTCCGCCAAATTCGCCCACCCATCTTTCGCATGATGACTTGGATGATTGTGGAGATTCCCCACATGTGGCCGCTGTTGATGATGGTGAACAGATTGCTTTATCTGACAATGAACATGTCATCTCAGCATCAGAGGCTGGGAACACAAATATTGTGATAGCCCCAAGGGTGGCATCTCCTGTCGAAGATGAAGAGTGGGCTGCTGGAGACAATGAAGAACTGCAGGAGcaagaagaatatgatgaagTGGAAGATGGCTACCGGGAAGAAGATGAAGTGCACGATGATGAGAATCTTGACCTAACCCAGGAGTTTGAAGATTTGCATTCAGAGGAGCAAGACACAAGCGGGAAGGTAAGTCAGCTGGTTTTAGGGTTTGATGAGGGTGTTGAGGTGGGAATGCCAAGCGGGGATGAACTTGAAAGAACTCCCAGGAAGAGTGAAAATGCCGTTGGAAGACAACCTCTTTCTGCTGTCACCTCACATGAACTGGAGTCTTTTGATGGACATGGTCTTCCATCTGAGAACAACTTTCCTGAGTTGAGCTTGGAGAGCGCTTCCAAAATGATTCAAGAAACTGAAAAGTCACTGCAAGACTTGGTAATCCAGCCAGTGAATGCATCCGCGAGCTCAGCGGCATGTACCAATTACCTGCCAGACACTGTGGAAGCAACTAATAATTCTGGTTTGCTGGGTCAGCAGCCTGTCACATCTTCTGTGAACATGTCACTACCTTCTCAACAAATCCAGCCGATCCTGTCCACGGTTTCTTCTGTTTCAAGTCAGTCTGAGGTGTCCCCCGTTAAGTTGCAGTTTGGTCTGTTTTCTGGTCCTTCCCTGATTCCATCGCCTGTTCCAGCCATACAGATAGGTTCCATTCAGATGCCTCTCCATCTCCATCCTCAAGTTGGCCCCTCTCTCAGTCAAATACATCCTTCACAGTCTCCTGTCTTCCAGTTTGGCCAGCTGAGGTACACGTCCCCTATTTCCCAGGGAATATTGCCATTGGCTCCTCAGACAGTGCCTTTTGTGCAGCCCACTGTTTCAACCCATTACTCTATGAACCAAAATCCCGCAGGATCGCTGCagaatcaagcaacccaagattcCTCCATTCAGAGTCCCGGTTTGAAAGATAATATGCCATCTGTTCTGATGGATAACCAGCCCGGGTTTGCGCCAAATCTCATGAACTCATCTCAGGAAAACTTAGGCAAGGAGGTGAATGGCTTGCTAGTAACAGGTAATGCCAACAATGATGTTCTGCCATCTCAGAATAGAGAAAGCTCCCTGTGCAGTGAAAATAAGCCTAGGTCTGAATCCATTTCCCAGGTTGAAAATCAAGGACACCGTGATAAGACTGTGAAAAGGAATTATAGATCCTTTGCTAATAATGGAGATACGCAAGGTCTGATGCATACTGAAGCCActtcatcccatcccttttcaaaagAGAGAAACTTTGCTGGGTCAAAGGCTCCGGGCCCAATACCTGGTAGTAGAGGGAGGAGATTAGTTTATACTGTCAGGAACAATGGCTCAAGGTTATCGTTTCCTGCCTCTGAAGCTTCACGAGTTGATTCTAGTGGCTTCCAGAGAAAGGCTCGACGAAACATCCGGAGAACAGAGTTTAGAGTGCGGGAAAATGTTGATGGGAGGCAATTGGAAGGTGTGGCCTCATCTAACCACCCAGGGCAGGATGAGAAGTCAAATATCAGCGGAAGGGTTTCTGGTTCGTCAAGAAGTGGAGGTAAAAAGGATGCTGGATTGAATAAATCAACCAAACCAGCGGTTGACTCAGAGTGCTTTCTAACCTCAGGTTCTTCTAGTTCACGGGTTGCTGATTCTGAAAATAAGACGGACAAAGCATTGGGAAATACTGCAGCCAATACTTCTCGCTCTGGAGATGGCATCCTCAAAACTAATGGCAATTCTGAGGAGGACGTTGATGCTCCTCTGCAAAGTGGCGTTGTGCGTGTTTTCAAGCAGCCAGGCATAGAAGCTGCTAGCGATGAAGATGACTTCATTGAGGTCAGGTCTAAGAGACAGATGTTAAATGATCGACGTGAACAGAGGGAAAAGGAAATTAAGGCCAAGTCAAGAGTCATAAAG GCACCTCGGAAACCTCGTTCAATTTCACAGAGTATTGTGGTTTCATCCAACTCAAATCGGGTAGCAACATCATTAAGTGGAGAAATGACGAACAGTGCTCGTCCTGAGTGTGTAGTTACTGATGGGAAGGGCCCAAACAATGCTGAAGTATCATCTGGATTCTCTACCAGTATTGCATCTCCGCCTCTACCCCCAATTGGCACACCTGCTGTGACCGCGGATGCCCAACCTGATACAAGATCTCTCAGTATGAA GTCGCATCCAACAAACTCTGTCCCAGCAAACCTTGTGCCAGGCTTATCATTTGAGAGCAAAAATGTGGATAATGTCCCCACATTGGGTCCTTGGGCCAATGCACGCATTAATCAGCAG gtgATGGTCTTAGCCCAGACTAAACTTGATGAGGCTATGAAGCCTGGACGATTTGATACACATGTTGCTTCCATCGGTGATCACACTGTTGTTGCTATGGAGCCTGGCAAGCAATCAACATCAGTCTTGACACAGGATATATCATTTACTTCATCTGCAAGCCCACTCAATTCCCTTCTCGCTGGGGAGAAAATTCAATTTG GTGCTGTTACATCTCCAACCATTCTGCCTCCAAGCAGTCGTGCCGTTTCAAGCGGGATTGGTCCTCCTGGTTTATGTAGGTCAGACATTTCCAGTTCCACCGACCATAATTTATCTGGACCTGAGGGTGACTGCACGTTATTTTTCGATAAAGGTAAGCACCCTGATGGATCTTGCATTCACCTAGAAGATCCTGAGGCTGAAGCTGAGGCAGCTGCATCAGCGGTTGCTGTGGCTGCAATTAGTAGCGATGAGTTAGTCGGGACTGGCTTAGGTGCATGTTCTGTCTCTGTTTCAGAGACCAAAAGCTTTGGAGGTCCAGATGTCGTGGGATTACCTTCAGGAG GTGTGGCAGACAACCAACAATTATCCTGTCAGTCGAGAGGTGAAGAGTCTCTGACTGTAGCTCTTCCTGCCGACCTTTCTGTAGAGACACCATCTTTGTCTTTGTGGCCTACTTTACCGAGCCCTCAAAATTCTTCTGGCCCAATGCTCTCTCATTTCCCTGGGGCCCCACCTTCCCATTTTCCTTGTTATGAGATGAACCCGATGTTAGGGGGTCCAATTTTTGCCTTTGGGCCCCATGATGAGTCTGCCAGCACTCAATCACAGTCGCAAAAAACTAGCACATCAGGTACAGGGCCACTTGGGGCTTGGCAACAGTGCCATTCTGGTGTAGACTCCTTTTATGGCCATCCAGCTGGATTTACCGCCCCTTTCATCAGTCCTCCCGGAGGAATGCCAGGTGTTCAAGGTCCACCTCACATGGTTGTTTACAACCATTTTGCACCAGTTGGACAGTACGGGCAGCTCGGATTAAGTTTCATGGGAACCACGTACATCCCCTCTGGGAAGCAACCTGACTGGAAGCATACTCCTGTATCTTCTGCAGTTGGTATTAGTGAAGGCGACATCAATAATCTTAATATGGTTTCTGGTCAGCGCAATCCTTCAGGCATGCCTGCTCCCATCCAGCATCTTGCTCCAGGGTCACCTCTACTGCCAATGGCATCTCCTTTGGCCATGTTTGACATGCCGTTTCAG TCATCTGCTGAAATACCAGTGCAAGCACGCTGGTCTCACGTTCCTGCTTCGCCCCTTCATTCCATACCACCATCAATGCCATTGCAGAAGCAGGCAGAGGGAGGGCTTCCTTCCCAATTCAACCATGGATTGCCGGTGGAATCGTCGACTGGGAAAAGGTTCCATGAACCTCGATCTTCAGCCCCCGCAGACAACTGTCGGAATTTTCATGTGGCAGCTGACTCCTCACAGTTGCCAGATGAACTGGGTTTAGTAGATCCCTCGAGCACTGGCGCACCCCATGCTCCCACAAGCAGACCTGCTTCATACAGCGCTACAAATGGGAACAACAAAGTGCAGAGTCTCACCAAGAGCTCATCCAGAAGTACTGTTGGAAGTGCTAATGAGAGTAGTCTTGGCGgcggcggcagcagcagcagcagcagccagaGCATGAGCTCATCCTTTAAAAATCAACCCACTCAGCAGTACCTTCATCCGATTGGGTATACGGACCAGAGAGGTGGGCTTTCTCACAAGATTGGTTCGGGAGGAGAATGGCACCATCGTAGGAtgggtttccaaggaaggaatcaaACTTCGGGGACAGACAAGAACTTTGCCGTGTCCAAGATGAAGCAAATTTATGTGGCTAAACCAGCAACAAGCGGGACTCCTACAACAAATGTTTGA